Proteins from a single region of Acanthochromis polyacanthus isolate Apoly-LR-REF ecotype Palm Island chromosome 11, KAUST_Apoly_ChrSc, whole genome shotgun sequence:
- the LOC110955199 gene encoding ATPase inhibitor B, mitochondrial-like, whose amino-acid sequence MARFLLRSNLRRCVASQIRMASDQLGELGKGAGKGGGGGGSLREAGGAFGKREVALEERYFREKEKEQLEALRKYHAEEIDHHKKEIERLQKEIGRHQSRIKKLKHDD is encoded by the exons ATGGCAAGATTTCTCCTGAGGTCAAACCTGCGGAGATGCGTCGCCTCTCAGATCAGAATGGCATCCGATCAG CTTGGTGAGTTGGGAAAGGGAGCAGGTAAAGGTGGCGGTGGAGGAGGCTCTCTGAGGGAAGCAGGAGGTGCATTTGGAAAGAGGGAAGTAGCCTTGGAGGAGCGGTACTTCAG ggagaaggagaaggagcagTTGGAAGCGCTGAGGAAGTACCATGCAGAAGAGATCGATCACCACAAGAAGGAGATCGAGCGCCTACAGAAGGAGATCGGGCGCCACCAGAGCAGAATCAAAAAGCTGAAACACGACGACTGA
- the dnajc8 gene encoding dnaJ homolog subfamily C member 8 isoform X1: MAVEGLHYLFVAGSKGAAPIHVNEFTELEGTDCCASGPPRDEVFNTEVHNPGSSWLSYLQCSRYQVKQIEKRDSVLTSKQQIDRLLRPGASYFNLNPFEVLQIDPDATDDELKKRFRALSILVHPDKNQDDPDRAQKAFEAVDKAYKLLLDPEQKKRALDVIHAGKEYVEHMVKEKRKQLKKEGKPQDVEEDDPELFKQAVYKQTMKLFAELEIKRKEREAKDMHERKRAREEEIEAAEKAKREREWQKNFEETRDGRVDSWRNFQAKGKSKEKKNRSFLKPPKVKMEQRE; encoded by the exons ATGGCAGTAGAAGGGctgcattatttatttgttgcag GCAGTAAAGGAGCTGCCCCCATCCATGTGAATGAGTTCACAGAATTGGAAGGGACTGATTG CTGTGCATCAGGCCCACCACGAGACGAGGTGTTCAACACTGAGGTCCACAATCCAGGCAGTAGCTGGCTTTCCTACTTGCAATGCAGCAGATATCAG GTGAAGCAGATTGAGAAGCGAGACTCGGTGTTAACCTCCAAGCAGCAGATTGACAGACTGCTCAGACCTGGCGCATCGTACTTCAACCTCAACCCCTTTGAG GTGCTGCAGATTGATCCAGATGCGACAGACGATGAATTGAAGAAAAGATTTCGGGCG TTGTCCATTTTGGTCCATCCAGACAAAAATCAGGATGACCCGGACAGAGCACAGAAAGCCTTTGAAG CGGTGGACAAGGCTTACAAACTCCTTCTGGACCCAGAGCAGAAGAAGAGAGCCTTAGATGTGATCCATGCAGGAAAGGAATATGTGGAGCATATG gtaaaagagaaaaggaaacagCTGAAGAAAGAAGGGAAACCACAGGATGTGGAGGAGGACGACCCAGAGTTG TTCAAACAAGCAGTTTATAAACAGACCATGAAGCTGTTCGCAGAGCTGGAAATCAAGAGGAAGGAAAGGGAAGCAAAGGACATGCATGAAAG GAAAAGGGCGAGAGAGGAAGAGATCGAGGCAGCAGAGAAAGCAAAGCGAGAGAGAGAATGGCAGAAAAACTTTGAG GAAACAAGAGATGGCCGTGTGGACAGTTGGAGGAACTTCCAGGCTAAAGGCAAGAGCAAGGAGAAAAAGAACAGGTCTTTCCTCAAGCCCCCTAAAGTCAAGATGGAACAGAGGGAATGA
- the si:ch211-81a5.8 gene encoding uncharacterized protein si:ch211-81a5.8 encodes MDSLMSLGAPLKQFTRCVSGKNTTAKRGTKRSQSVRRNSFTRRKSVSRRRSLPCTQKVPDSWLRAYQDDLKKERKRQQAILAKKNAERTVRKTHFRSHHCLPRQTTAARKPAPVKDDSFFGAFQGLSLDGLVGGASGLPAAAAPAAGGGDPCKVM; translated from the exons ATGGATTCCCTGATGTCGCTGGGCGCTCCCCTGAAGCAGTTCACCCGATGTGTGTCGGGGAAGAACACCACCGCAAAGAGAGGCACCAAGAGGAGCCAGTCGGTGCGCCGAAACAGCTTCACCCGCAGGAAGAGCGTCAGCCGGAGGAGAAGTCTCCCCTGCACCCAGAAGGTCCCAGACTCCTGGCTCAGAGCGTACCAGGATGACCTCAAGAAAGAAAG GAAACGTCAGCAAGCCATCCTGGCCAAGAAGAACGCCGAAAGGACGGTCAGAAAAACTCACTTCAGGAGCCACCACTGCCTCCCAAGG CAGACCACCGCTGCCAGGAAACCAGCTCCAGTGAAGGACGACTCCTTCTTTGGAGCCTTTCAGGGCCTCAGTCTGGACGGACTGGTGGGAGGAGCGTCTGGGTTGCCTGCTGCCGCTGCTCCTGCAGCAGGTGGAGGAGATCCGTGCAAAGTCATGTGA
- the LOC110955196 gene encoding LOW QUALITY PROTEIN: heterogeneous nuclear ribonucleoprotein R (The sequence of the model RefSeq protein was modified relative to this genomic sequence to represent the inferred CDS: deleted 2 bases in 2 codons) yields the protein MKTYRQREKQGSKVQESTKGPDEAKIKALLERTGYTLDVTTGQRKYGGPPPEDVFKGTQPGIGTECVVGKIPRDLYEDELVPLFESAGPIWDLRLMMDPLSGQNRGYAFITYCNKDDAQKAVKLCDNHEIRPGKYLGVCISVANNRLFVGSIPKNKTRESILEDFGKVTEGLQEVILYHQPDDKKKNRGFCFLEYEDHKSAAQARRRLMSGKVKVWGNPVTVEWADPVAEPDPEVMAKVKVLFVRKLATAVTEELLEKTFSQFGKLERVKKLKDYAFVHFEERDAAVKAMDEMNGKELGGEEIEIVLAKPPDKKRKERQAARQTTRNAGYDDYYYYPPPRMPPPGRGRGRGGRGGYAYPPDYYGYEDYYDDYYGYDYHDYRGGYEDPYYGYEDVYSMRGRGTRPSRGGPPPPRARGAPPARGRGGYAQRGPPLGGPRGGRGGRGAPFQPQRGRGPRGARGNRGGNVGGKRKADVFNQPDSKRRQTNNQQNWGSQPIAQQPLQQGADYSGNYGYSNDTMEFSQDSYGQQWK from the exons ATGAAGACCTacagacag agagaaaaacaagGAAGTAAGGTACAAGAG TCCACCAAGGGACCAGATGAGGCTAAAATAAAG gctcTGTTGGAGAGGACAGGATACACTCTGGACGTCACTACCGGGCAGAGAAAATATGGAGGTCCCCCACCTGAGGACGTGTTCAAAGGAACACAACCAGGGATTGGAACTGAG T GTGTTGTCGGCAAAATCCCCAGGGATCTGTATGAAGATGAGCTGGTGCCACTCTTTGAGTCTGCTGGTCCCATCTGGGACCTCAGGCTAATGATGGACCCGCTATCTGGTCAGAACAGAGGTTATGCCTTCATCACGTACTGCAATAAGGATGATGCACAGAAGGCTGTGAAGCTT TGTGACAACCATGAAATCCGCCCTGGCAAGTACTTGGGAGTGTGTATATCTGTTGCAAACAATCGTCTGTTTGTTGGATCAATTCCAAAGAACAAGACCAGAGAAAGCATATTGGAAGACTTCGGCAAAGTCACAG AGGGTCTCCAAGAGGTGATATTGTACCACCAGCCAGATGACAAGAAGAAGAACCGTGGCTTCTGTTTTCTGGAGTACGAAGACCACAAGTCTGCAGCACAAGCTCGCCGCCGCCTAATGAGTGGCAAGGTCAAGGTCTGGGGGAACCCGGTCACAGTGGAGTGGGCTGATCCTGTTGCAGAACCAGATCCAGAGGTCATGGCAAAG GTGAAGGTGCTCTTTGTAAGGAAGCTGGCCACAGCAGTGACTGAAGAGCTCCTTGAAAAGACCTTCTCTCAGTTTGGAAAGCTGGAACGAGTGAAGAAATTGAAAGACTATGCTTTTGTCCACTTTGAAGAAAGGGATGCTGCTGTAAAG GCCATGGATGAAATGAACGGAAAGGAGCTAGGAGGAGAGGAAATTGAGATCGTCCTGGCAAAGCCCCCAGACAAGAAGAGGAAAGAGCGCCAGGCAGCTCGGCAGACCACTAGGAATGCAGG GTATGacgactactactactaccCACCTCCACGCATGCCGCCACCAGGCAGAGGCAGGGGTCGTGGTGGCCGAGGGGGCTATGCCTATCCACCAGATTACTATGGCTATGAGGACTACTATGATGACTACTATGGCTACGATTATCACGACTACCGTGGTGGCTATGAAGACCCTTACTACGGCTATGAAGATGTGTACAGCATGAGGGGCCGCGGCACTCGTCCCAGCAGGGGAGGGCCTCCTCCTCCTAGGGCTCGTGGAGCTCCACCGGCACGAGGCCGGGGTGGCTACGCCCAAAGAGGGCCCCCCCTTGGTGGTCCGAGGGGTGGCCGAGGAGGCCGGGGAGCCCCTTTCCAGCCTCAGAGGGGCCGTGGTCCTCGCGGGGCCAGGGGCAATCGCGGCGGGAACGTCGGTGGAAAGAGGAAGGCAGACGTGTTTAACCAGCCTGACTCCAAGCGCCGCCAGACCAACAACCAACAGAACTGGGGGTCCCAGCCCATCGCCCAGCAGCCCCTGCAGCAAGGGGCCGACTATTCTGGTAACTATGGTTACAGTAATGACACCATGGAGTTTTCACAGGATTCTTATGGGCAGCAGTGGAAGTAG
- the dnajc8 gene encoding dnaJ homolog subfamily C member 8 isoform X2 — MAAAGGEPSCQAVSDELFQNFYTEVKQIEKRDSVLTSKQQIDRLLRPGASYFNLNPFEVLQIDPDATDDELKKRFRALSILVHPDKNQDDPDRAQKAFEAVDKAYKLLLDPEQKKRALDVIHAGKEYVEHMVKEKRKQLKKEGKPQDVEEDDPELFKQAVYKQTMKLFAELEIKRKEREAKDMHERKRAREEEIEAAEKAKREREWQKNFEETRDGRVDSWRNFQAKGKSKEKKNRSFLKPPKVKMEQRE, encoded by the exons ATGGCGGCTGCTGGAGGCGAGCCCTCTTGTCAGGCTGTGTCGGATGAATTATTTCAAAACTTCTACACAGAG GTGAAGCAGATTGAGAAGCGAGACTCGGTGTTAACCTCCAAGCAGCAGATTGACAGACTGCTCAGACCTGGCGCATCGTACTTCAACCTCAACCCCTTTGAG GTGCTGCAGATTGATCCAGATGCGACAGACGATGAATTGAAGAAAAGATTTCGGGCG TTGTCCATTTTGGTCCATCCAGACAAAAATCAGGATGACCCGGACAGAGCACAGAAAGCCTTTGAAG CGGTGGACAAGGCTTACAAACTCCTTCTGGACCCAGAGCAGAAGAAGAGAGCCTTAGATGTGATCCATGCAGGAAAGGAATATGTGGAGCATATG gtaaaagagaaaaggaaacagCTGAAGAAAGAAGGGAAACCACAGGATGTGGAGGAGGACGACCCAGAGTTG TTCAAACAAGCAGTTTATAAACAGACCATGAAGCTGTTCGCAGAGCTGGAAATCAAGAGGAAGGAAAGGGAAGCAAAGGACATGCATGAAAG GAAAAGGGCGAGAGAGGAAGAGATCGAGGCAGCAGAGAAAGCAAAGCGAGAGAGAGAATGGCAGAAAAACTTTGAG GAAACAAGAGATGGCCGTGTGGACAGTTGGAGGAACTTCCAGGCTAAAGGCAAGAGCAAGGAGAAAAAGAACAGGTCTTTCCTCAAGCCCCCTAAAGTCAAGATGGAACAGAGGGAATGA